A region from the Neomonachus schauinslandi chromosome 2, ASM220157v2, whole genome shotgun sequence genome encodes:
- the CHMP7 gene encoding charged multivesicular body protein 7 isoform X2, translated as MWSPEREAEAPAGGDPAGLLPPEWEEDEERMSFLFSAFKRSREVNSTDWDSKMGFWAPLVLSHSRRQGVVRLRLRDLQEAFQRKGSVPLGLATVLQDLLRRGELQRESDFMASVDSSWISWGVGVFLLKPLKWTLSNMLGDNKVPAEEVLVAVELLKEKAEEVYRLYQNSPLSSHPVVALSELSTLCAGSCPDERTFYLVLLQLQKEKRVTVLEQNGEKIVKFARGPHAKVSPVNDVDVGVYQLMQSEQLLSRKVESLSQEAERCKEEARRACRAGKKQLALRSLKAKQRTEKRIEALHAKLDTVQGILDRIYASQTDQMVFNAYQAGVGALKLSMKDVTVEKAESLVDQIQEILTVRNWRRNWTSFFGIPPKNLWICLKTPLRHFIPTVCLTLGSRTLNLKLNLRNCPYQREVWSQAVNLQKGNWNRLSKAILGPSSEGPSCKRETRLVCVCT; from the exons ATGTGGTCCCCGGAGCGGGAGGCCGAGGCCCCGGCCGGGGGAGACCCGGCGGGCCTACTGCCCCCCGAgtgggaggaggatgaggaacGCATGTCTTTCCTGTTCTCCGCCTTCAAAAGGAGTCGCGAGGTGAACAGCACCGACTGGGACAGCAAGATGGGCTTCTGGGCTCCGTTGGTGCTGAGCCACAGCCGCCGCCAGGGGGTGGTGCGCCTGCGTCTGCGGGACTTGCAGGAGGCCTTTCAGCGCAAGGGCAGTGTCCCCCTGGGGCTGGCCACCGTGCTGCAGGACCTACTACG TCGAGGGGAGCTGCAGCGGGAGTCAGACTTCATGGCCAGTGTAGACAGCAGCTGGATCTCCTGGGGGGTTGGAGTCTTCCTGCTGAAGCCCCTCAAGTGGACTCTTTCCAACATGCTAGGGGATAATAAAGTTCCTGCCGAGGAGGTGCTCGTAGCTGTGGAGCTGCTTAAG GAGAAGGCTGAGGAGGTGTATCGTCTGTATCAGaactcccctctctcctcccatcctGTGGTGGCCCTGTCAGAGCTGAGCACCCTCTGTGCGGGCTCCTGTCCAGACGAGAGGACCTTCTACTTGGTGTTGCTGCAGctgcagaaagagaagagagtcaCAGTTCTCGAGCAGAATGGGGAAAAG ATTGTGAAGTTTGCCCGAGGGCCACATGCCAAGGTCTCTCCTGTCAACGACGTAGATGTTGGGGTATACCAGCTGATGCAGAGTGAACAGCTGCTCTCGCGCAAAGTGGAGTCCTTGTCCCAGGAAGCAGAGAG GTGTAAAGAAGAAGCCCGCCGGGCATGCCGAGCAGGAAAGAAGCAGCTG GCACTGAGGTCTCTCAAGGCCAAGCAACGGACAGAGAAGCGCATCGAGGCCCTGCATGCCAAGCTGGACACTGTTCAAGGCATCCTGGACCGGATCTATGCCTCGCAGACAGACCAGATG gttttcaaTGCTTATCAGGCCGGGGTAGGAGCACTAAAACTCTCCATGAAGGATGTCACAgtggagaaggcagagagccTTGTGGATCAGATCCAAGAG attttgaCAGTGAGGAACTGGAGAAGGAACTGGACATCCTTCTTCGGGATACCACCAAAGAACCTTTGGATCTGCCTGAAAACCCCCCTGAGACATTTTATACCAACAGTGTGCCTAACCCTAGGATCTCGGACGCTGAACTTGAAGCTGAACTTGAGAAACTGTCCTTATCAGAGGGAG GTTTGGTCCCAAGCAGTAAATCTCCAAAAAGGCAATTGGAACCGACTCTCTAAAGCCATTCTAGGACCCTCAAGTGAAGGACCCTCGTGTAAAAGAGAGAccaggcttgtgtgtgtgtgtacatag
- the CHMP7 gene encoding charged multivesicular body protein 7 isoform X1: protein MWSPEREAEAPAGGDPAGLLPPEWEEDEERMSFLFSAFKRSREVNSTDWDSKMGFWAPLVLSHSRRQGVVRLRLRDLQEAFQRKGSVPLGLATVLQDLLRRGELQRESDFMASVDSSWISWGVGVFLLKPLKWTLSNMLGDNKVPAEEVLVAVELLKEKAEEVYRLYQNSPLSSHPVVALSELSTLCAGSCPDERTFYLVLLQLQKEKRVTVLEQNGEKIVKFARGPHAKVSPVNDVDVGVYQLMQSEQLLSRKVESLSQEAERCKEEARRACRAGKKQLALRSLKAKQRTEKRIEALHAKLDTVQGILDRIYASQTDQMVFNAYQAGVGALKLSMKDVTVEKAESLVDQIQELCDTQDEVSHTLASGVTNGLDFDSEELEKELDILLRDTTKEPLDLPENPPETFYTNSVPNPRISDAELEAELEKLSLSEGGLVPSSKSPKRQLEPTL from the exons ATGTGGTCCCCGGAGCGGGAGGCCGAGGCCCCGGCCGGGGGAGACCCGGCGGGCCTACTGCCCCCCGAgtgggaggaggatgaggaacGCATGTCTTTCCTGTTCTCCGCCTTCAAAAGGAGTCGCGAGGTGAACAGCACCGACTGGGACAGCAAGATGGGCTTCTGGGCTCCGTTGGTGCTGAGCCACAGCCGCCGCCAGGGGGTGGTGCGCCTGCGTCTGCGGGACTTGCAGGAGGCCTTTCAGCGCAAGGGCAGTGTCCCCCTGGGGCTGGCCACCGTGCTGCAGGACCTACTACG TCGAGGGGAGCTGCAGCGGGAGTCAGACTTCATGGCCAGTGTAGACAGCAGCTGGATCTCCTGGGGGGTTGGAGTCTTCCTGCTGAAGCCCCTCAAGTGGACTCTTTCCAACATGCTAGGGGATAATAAAGTTCCTGCCGAGGAGGTGCTCGTAGCTGTGGAGCTGCTTAAG GAGAAGGCTGAGGAGGTGTATCGTCTGTATCAGaactcccctctctcctcccatcctGTGGTGGCCCTGTCAGAGCTGAGCACCCTCTGTGCGGGCTCCTGTCCAGACGAGAGGACCTTCTACTTGGTGTTGCTGCAGctgcagaaagagaagagagtcaCAGTTCTCGAGCAGAATGGGGAAAAG ATTGTGAAGTTTGCCCGAGGGCCACATGCCAAGGTCTCTCCTGTCAACGACGTAGATGTTGGGGTATACCAGCTGATGCAGAGTGAACAGCTGCTCTCGCGCAAAGTGGAGTCCTTGTCCCAGGAAGCAGAGAG GTGTAAAGAAGAAGCCCGCCGGGCATGCCGAGCAGGAAAGAAGCAGCTG GCACTGAGGTCTCTCAAGGCCAAGCAACGGACAGAGAAGCGCATCGAGGCCCTGCATGCCAAGCTGGACACTGTTCAAGGCATCCTGGACCGGATCTATGCCTCGCAGACAGACCAGATG gttttcaaTGCTTATCAGGCCGGGGTAGGAGCACTAAAACTCTCCATGAAGGATGTCACAgtggagaaggcagagagccTTGTGGATCAGATCCAAGAG CTGTGTGACACCCAGGATGAAGTTTCTCATACTCTGGCTAGCGGGGTGACCAATGGCTTAG attttgaCAGTGAGGAACTGGAGAAGGAACTGGACATCCTTCTTCGGGATACCACCAAAGAACCTTTGGATCTGCCTGAAAACCCCCCTGAGACATTTTATACCAACAGTGTGCCTAACCCTAGGATCTCGGACGCTGAACTTGAAGCTGAACTTGAGAAACTGTCCTTATCAGAGGGAG GTTTGGTCCCAAGCAGTAAATCTCCAAAAAGGCAATTGGAACCGACTCTCTAA